In Mucilaginibacter celer, one DNA window encodes the following:
- a CDS encoding RNA polymerase sigma factor, translating to MQQDQLLPHLFRTEYQKIIAVLCHYFGFEHIEAAEDIASDTFLTAAETWGIKGLPDNPTGWLYTVARNKATDYIRRGNRFKQKIAEGLVVDGDEPEEAEIDLSDQNITDSQLQMMFAICHPALPAGAQIGLALRILCGFGIDEIADAFLSNKDTINKRLFRAKEKLREQKVKIIFPAPAEIVGRLSIVLKTLYLLFNEGYYSSCQSLTLRKDLCLEAMRLNYLLIENKQTNLPEVNALLALMCFHASRFDARVDENGDMVRYHDQDRNLWNDELIAKGRHFLNLASKGSDAGKYHIEAAIAYWHTVKTDTAEKWENILMLYNRLLISAYSPAAALNRAYALAMVKGKEKAIVEAEKLKLDTNHLYHVLLGYLYTGVDNNSAITHLQSALKLAKTLADKNRILKDLNALQKGYNE from the coding sequence ATGCAGCAGGATCAGCTTTTACCTCATTTATTCCGTACCGAATACCAAAAGATCATAGCCGTGCTATGCCATTATTTTGGCTTTGAACATATTGAAGCCGCCGAAGACATAGCCAGCGACACCTTTTTAACCGCAGCTGAAACCTGGGGCATAAAAGGTTTGCCAGATAACCCCACAGGCTGGCTATATACCGTAGCCCGCAACAAGGCAACCGATTATATACGACGCGGCAACCGTTTTAAACAAAAAATAGCCGAAGGACTTGTTGTGGATGGCGATGAGCCGGAAGAGGCAGAAATCGACCTTTCCGATCAAAATATTACCGATAGCCAGCTGCAAATGATGTTTGCGATATGTCATCCGGCGCTACCGGCCGGTGCACAGATAGGCCTTGCACTGCGTATTCTTTGCGGTTTTGGGATTGATGAAATTGCGGATGCTTTTTTATCAAATAAAGATACCATCAATAAACGCCTGTTCAGGGCTAAGGAAAAATTGCGTGAGCAAAAAGTTAAGATAATTTTTCCAGCACCTGCTGAGATTGTTGGCAGGTTAAGCATTGTACTGAAGACATTGTACCTGTTGTTTAACGAGGGTTATTACTCCAGTTGCCAAAGCCTTACGTTAAGAAAAGATTTGTGCCTTGAAGCCATGCGGCTTAATTATCTGCTGATAGAAAATAAACAGACCAATTTGCCCGAAGTGAACGCCTTATTAGCGCTGATGTGTTTTCATGCTTCGCGGTTTGATGCCCGGGTTGATGAAAACGGGGACATGGTACGTTATCACGACCAGGACAGGAACCTTTGGAATGATGAACTGATAGCAAAAGGAAGGCATTTCCTTAACCTTGCATCAAAAGGCAGCGATGCCGGTAAGTATCATATTGAAGCTGCCATTGCCTATTGGCATACCGTTAAAACCGACACTGCCGAAAAATGGGAGAATATCCTGATGCTTTATAACCGGTTGTTGATCTCTGCCTACTCGCCTGCTGCAGCATTAAACCGGGCTTATGCTTTAGCCATGGTGAAAGGAAAGGAAAAAGCCATTGTAGAAGCTGAAAAGTTAAAACTGGATACCAATCATCTCTATCACGTATTGTTGGGCTACCTGTATACCGGGGTAGATAATAACTCGGCAATAACCCATTTGCAATCGGCCCTTAAACTGGCTAAAACACTGGCCGATAAAAACAGGATTTTAAAAGATCTGAACGCCCTGCAGAAAGGATATAATGAATAA
- a CDS encoding YciI family protein yields MNEFLLIFRRDAEASAVQRSPEQMQTMMNYWREWIGGIAAQNKLVAVGNRLDTNGSVVKPDDVITDGPYVEVKEAIGGYSIIRAASLQEATELSKGCPILSVGGSVEVRPIIPMEV; encoded by the coding sequence GTGAACGAGTTCTTATTGATTTTCAGAAGAGATGCAGAAGCAAGCGCGGTACAACGCTCGCCCGAACAAATGCAAACCATGATGAATTACTGGCGCGAGTGGATTGGCGGGATAGCTGCCCAAAACAAGCTGGTAGCCGTTGGCAACAGGCTGGATACCAACGGCAGCGTAGTAAAGCCGGATGATGTAATAACAGACGGCCCTTATGTTGAAGTTAAGGAGGCCATAGGTGGATACAGCATCATCAGAGCCGCATCATTACAGGAAGCCACCGAACTATCAAAAGGTTGCCCCATATTATCGGTAGGCGGCAGCGTAGAGGTTCGGCCTATCATCCCGATGGAAGTTTAA
- a CDS encoding TfoX/Sxy family protein: protein MPYNEQLANRVREALMDEPIVEEKKMFQGVCFLVDGKMCVCVSKDSLLCRVGEQQAHIELEKGNCTQMINAGRVMKDFVYVDETEVNTAKGLHYWISLCLAFNPLAKASKKK, encoded by the coding sequence ATGCCTTATAACGAGCAGTTAGCCAACCGCGTTCGCGAAGCGTTGATGGATGAGCCCATTGTTGAGGAAAAGAAAATGTTTCAGGGCGTTTGCTTTTTGGTTGATGGTAAAATGTGCGTATGTGTAAGTAAAGATAGCCTGCTTTGCCGGGTTGGCGAACAACAGGCGCATATTGAACTGGAAAAAGGCAACTGCACCCAAATGATTAACGCCGGCCGGGTAATGAAAGATTTTGTTTATGTGGATGAAACGGAGGTTAACACCGCCAAAGGCCTTCATTACTGGATTTCGTTATGCCTTGCGTTTAATCCTTTAGCTAAAGCATCAAAAAAGAAGTGA